A single genomic interval of Halomonas sp. GT harbors:
- a CDS encoding CsgG/HfaB family protein: protein MKIIASLVIASLLSGCAGVVATSENLEGAEATLTPRGATYQDLVSLPPPSGKIFVSVYDFRDQTGQYRPAPASTFSTAVTQGAAAMLTGALSDSGWFIPLERVGLQNLLTERRIIRAEFERFGQPDTLPSLRAASVMLEGGIIAYESNVRTGGAGAEYFGIGASGQYQVDQVTVNLRAVEISTGEILANVTTTKTIYSKELRAGVYRFIDFRRLLEAEVGITTNEPVQLAVMSAIESAVIHLVARGIENRLWNLSPGTNIQDTILDDYLNASIPML, encoded by the coding sequence ATGAAAATTATCGCCTCACTTGTCATCGCTAGCCTGCTGAGTGGCTGTGCAGGAGTAGTGGCAACGTCTGAAAATTTAGAAGGTGCTGAAGCAACACTCACGCCCAGAGGAGCAACATATCAAGACCTTGTATCGCTTCCGCCACCGTCAGGAAAGATTTTTGTCTCTGTGTATGATTTTCGTGACCAAACAGGACAATATCGGCCAGCCCCCGCCAGTACGTTTTCAACGGCGGTAACACAGGGGGCCGCAGCAATGCTTACCGGAGCTCTGTCTGACTCTGGCTGGTTTATTCCACTTGAACGCGTTGGGCTACAAAATTTGTTAACGGAACGGCGCATTATTCGCGCAGAATTCGAACGCTTTGGACAGCCGGATACGCTGCCATCGCTAAGAGCAGCGTCGGTTATGCTAGAGGGCGGTATTATTGCCTATGAATCAAACGTGAGAACCGGGGGGGCCGGTGCTGAATATTTTGGCATTGGGGCGTCGGGCCAATACCAAGTAGATCAGGTGACGGTGAATTTACGCGCGGTGGAAATTTCAACCGGTGAAATATTAGCTAACGTCACCACTACCAAAACGATTTACTCAAAAGAGCTACGTGCAGGAGTTTACCGATTTATTGACTTCCGGCGTTTATTAGAAGCTGAAGTAGGTATAACTACCAATGAGCCTGTTCAGCTCGCGGTAATGTCAGCAATCGAGTCTGCTGTTATTCATCTTGTGGCAAGAGGTATTGAAAACCGGTTATGGAATCTTTCTCCTGGAACTAATATTCAAGACACCATTTTGGATGACTATCTCAATGCCTCGATACCTATGCTTTAG
- a CDS encoding curli assembly protein CsgF, with the protein MKTRRRISCAAFIVVMGVGAHAHSGELIYQPINPSFGGDPFTGSYLLGKAQSQDKNTDPNARRATTLSSTQRLLQSLESRLISQLISDVSRGEVSEGSFDSDEFGVVVSDNNGQLIVRVVDKVTGDVTEISVGGLFNP; encoded by the coding sequence ATGAAAACCCGCAGAAGAATCAGCTGTGCTGCATTTATAGTAGTTATGGGAGTAGGTGCTCACGCACACTCTGGAGAGCTAATTTATCAACCGATTAATCCCTCTTTTGGCGGTGACCCTTTTACAGGTAGTTACCTTTTAGGTAAAGCCCAGTCGCAAGACAAAAACACCGACCCAAATGCACGAAGAGCAACAACCTTATCTTCAACTCAACGCTTATTACAAAGCTTGGAAAGTCGACTGATATCGCAGCTAATTTCAGATGTTAGCCGTGGCGAGGTAAGCGAGGGAAGTTTTGATAGCGATGAGTTTGGCGTCGTCGTTAGTGATAACAACGGACAATTAATTGTACGCGTTGTTGATAAAGTTACCGGAGATGTAACAGAGATTAGCGTTGGCGGTTTATTTAACCCGTAA
- a CDS encoding CsgE family curli-type amyloid fiber assembly protein → MNLRRYLLVIFVFFFTLTTDTFANEPTDSSRALAASEQEEVEAINQLSSPDGPEIQGQRNRGSELTGIMVDRTVTMAGKTFYRAFSQRAMDNLIIGNATITIQERPDARWGSQIAILEGNRMYFRTQLSPRISEADRVAGDAVETVEEALLQQQLASALTSDKDLGKEELF, encoded by the coding sequence ATGAATTTACGTCGCTATTTACTGGTTATTTTTGTCTTTTTTTTCACATTAACTACTGACACATTTGCCAATGAACCCACCGATTCTTCTCGGGCATTAGCTGCAAGTGAGCAAGAAGAAGTCGAAGCTATCAACCAGCTATCAAGTCCCGATGGTCCAGAAATTCAAGGGCAGCGAAATAGAGGTAGTGAACTTACCGGCATTATGGTCGACCGTACCGTCACCATGGCAGGCAAGACCTTCTACCGCGCTTTCAGCCAGCGGGCAATGGATAACCTCATCATTGGTAATGCCACGATTACCATTCAAGAACGTCCTGATGCTCGTTGGGGTAGCCAAATTGCTATTTTGGAAGGCAACCGGATGTATTTTAGAACACAGCTTTCTCCAAGGATTAGCGAAGCTGACCGCGTAGCAGGGGACGCTGTAGAAACTGTTGAGGAGGCACTTCTCCAGCAGCAGCTGGCATCTGCCCTTACCTCAGATAAAGACTTGGGAAAAGAGGAGTTATTCTAA
- a CDS encoding response regulator transcription factor, with the protein MSQEKTIGLVYLITEKSPQSQLFADYLHDHTNCSISIYSPDVTLPSSPVEKLLILIDSDHISVEALPDWQEKLPEALTKTSLAAFNIRDMDHALEALSCAQLKGVFYRNESLEVFCKGIHALLDDELWMSRDLMARLILFYRKYQSNAFRPACGLTNREMEIISLLSAGSSNQQIADKLFVSEHTVKSHLYNIFRKINVHNRIQALNWIHQNLGPILPNIETARSLQRHR; encoded by the coding sequence ATGTCACAGGAAAAGACCATAGGTTTGGTGTATCTCATTACCGAAAAAAGTCCGCAATCGCAGCTATTTGCAGACTATTTACACGATCACACCAACTGCTCAATTAGCATTTACTCGCCAGACGTCACCCTACCTTCTTCACCCGTTGAAAAACTGCTCATCCTCATCGACAGTGATCATATTAGTGTAGAGGCATTGCCGGACTGGCAAGAGAAATTGCCAGAAGCACTAACAAAAACCTCTTTAGCTGCCTTCAATATTCGCGATATGGATCATGCGCTGGAAGCCCTATCTTGCGCGCAGTTGAAAGGAGTTTTTTATCGTAATGAAAGCTTAGAAGTATTTTGCAAAGGTATCCACGCGTTACTCGATGATGAGCTATGGATGTCTCGGGACTTAATGGCACGACTGATTCTTTTTTATCGCAAATATCAAAGCAACGCTTTCCGCCCAGCCTGTGGATTAACTAACCGAGAAATGGAAATCATCTCTTTATTAAGTGCAGGTTCCTCTAATCAACAGATTGCCGATAAGTTGTTTGTAAGTGAACACACTGTTAAGTCTCATCTTTATAACATTTTCCGTAAAATAAATGTGCACAACCGTATTCAAGCACTTAACTGGATTCATCAGAATCTCGGACCAATTCTTCCTAATATAGAAACAGCACGTAGTTTACAACGTCATCGGTAG
- the rdgB gene encoding RdgB/HAM1 family non-canonical purine NTP pyrophosphatase, which translates to MASPSTLVLASGNLGKLKEFKQLLEPLGLDVRPQSEFGVGDVEETGLTFVENALLKAREASKISGLPALADDSGLEVDALHGAPGIYSARYAGEPKSDERNNEKLLTSLSRYAEGQRSGRYWCVLVYLRHAEDPVPVIVQRSWEGEILAHPRGNGGFGYDPLFWLPDQGMSVAELPSETKNRLSHRGRALQGLVELLKVAHG; encoded by the coding sequence ATGGCATCGCCCAGCACCTTAGTACTAGCCAGCGGAAATTTAGGAAAACTTAAAGAATTCAAACAATTACTAGAGCCCCTTGGGTTGGATGTTCGACCTCAATCCGAATTTGGAGTAGGAGATGTGGAAGAAACAGGGCTTACATTTGTTGAAAACGCACTCTTGAAAGCTCGTGAGGCAAGTAAAATCAGTGGGTTGCCTGCATTGGCAGACGACTCAGGCCTCGAGGTGGATGCGCTTCACGGTGCTCCGGGCATCTATTCAGCGCGTTATGCGGGTGAGCCCAAAAGTGACGAGCGGAATAATGAGAAGTTATTAACCTCGCTCAGTCGCTATGCTGAAGGTCAGCGTAGTGGGCGTTATTGGTGCGTATTGGTGTATTTGCGTCATGCCGAAGACCCTGTACCTGTGATTGTGCAACGCAGTTGGGAAGGTGAAATTCTTGCGCACCCGCGAGGTAATGGCGGTTTTGGCTATGACCCTCTTTTCTGGTTACCGGATCAAGGAATGAGTGTTGCCGAGTTACCCAGTGAAACCAAAAACCGGCTTAGTCATCGTGGACGGGCATTACAGGGCTTGGTTGAACTGTTGAAGGTGGCACATGGCTGA
- the hemW gene encoding radical SAM family heme chaperone HemW yields MAERLPPLSLYIHTPWCVRKCPYCDFNSHEPSTDELPEAAYLNALLNDLEGDLSLANDREIQTIFIGGGTPSLLSPAFYDQLFKEIRLRLPFSSTIEITLEANPGTTEQQRFIGYREAGINRLSLGVQSFRPEQLSALGRIHSGQEAVNAIRQAREAGFDNLNIDLMHGLPKQTPVQAMEDIDQALALGPEHLSWYQLTLEPNTAFFSHPPVLPEEEALWDIQEAGHQRLEQAGLRRYEISAYARAEQRSRHNINYWQFGDYLGIGAGAHGKLTTIDSQGQRHIERRWKTRQPEAYLRRSNDPRGFVAGKQPIATQELPLEFSMNALRLTDGVTMDVWTAYTGQPSAMLLSRLQSAYEKGLLMEMPEKLRASPQGLLFLNELLALISDE; encoded by the coding sequence ATGGCTGAGCGATTGCCTCCCTTATCCCTTTACATCCATACGCCATGGTGTGTACGTAAATGCCCTTACTGTGACTTTAATTCCCATGAGCCAAGTACTGATGAGCTGCCCGAAGCTGCTTATTTAAACGCCCTGCTCAATGATTTAGAGGGTGATTTATCGTTAGCGAATGACAGAGAGATTCAAACTATCTTCATTGGTGGCGGCACGCCAAGCCTGTTATCGCCAGCCTTTTACGATCAATTATTTAAAGAGATACGCCTTCGATTGCCATTCTCTTCTACGATTGAAATTACCCTAGAAGCCAATCCTGGTACGACCGAGCAGCAGCGTTTTATTGGCTATAGAGAGGCCGGGATCAATCGGTTGTCTTTGGGAGTTCAGAGCTTTCGCCCTGAACAGCTTAGCGCCTTGGGGCGTATTCATAGTGGCCAAGAGGCGGTTAATGCTATTCGCCAGGCGCGTGAAGCTGGGTTTGATAATCTCAATATTGATTTGATGCATGGGTTACCCAAGCAAACCCCGGTTCAAGCGATGGAGGATATTGATCAAGCATTGGCTTTGGGACCAGAGCACCTCTCTTGGTACCAGTTAACGCTTGAACCTAATACGGCATTTTTCTCTCATCCGCCTGTGTTACCAGAAGAAGAGGCTCTCTGGGATATTCAAGAAGCTGGGCATCAACGCCTTGAGCAAGCCGGTTTGCGTCGTTATGAAATTTCCGCCTACGCGCGAGCAGAACAACGAAGTCGCCACAACATCAATTATTGGCAGTTTGGCGATTATTTGGGTATCGGGGCGGGCGCTCATGGAAAGCTGACAACGATAGATAGCCAGGGGCAGCGGCATATCGAAAGGCGCTGGAAAACACGTCAGCCAGAGGCGTATTTACGCCGTTCAAATGATCCGCGTGGCTTTGTGGCTGGCAAGCAGCCGATAGCGACGCAGGAACTGCCCCTTGAATTTTCGATGAATGCGCTACGTTTAACCGACGGGGTCACAATGGATGTCTGGACGGCTTACACAGGGCAGCCCTCAGCCATGTTACTTTCACGGTTACAAAGCGCGTATGAAAAAGGACTTTTAATGGAAATGCCCGAAAAGCTGCGTGCATCGCCTCAAGGTCTATTATTCTTGAACGAATTGCTGGCATTAATAAGCGATGAGTGA
- a CDS encoding OmpA family protein, producing the protein MRISRLLTPLAAAILLAGCATSDPYGGQSQRSSTAMGSGIGAAIGAAAGALSGDGSTSRRDRALIGAAVGAAAGAGVGVYMDRQEQQLRENLQGSRIEIDRRGDDIVLNMPSGVTFGFDSADLTSEARNSLNQVANVLTQYQDTRVNIAGHTDSTGDASYNQRLSERRAQSVGNYLSQNGVSSARLNTMGYGANQPVASNDSEQGRAQNRRVEITLTPTGDGQG; encoded by the coding sequence ATGCGTATTTCTCGACTACTGACCCCGCTGGCGGCAGCCATTTTGTTAGCTGGCTGTGCTACCTCAGACCCTTATGGCGGTCAGTCGCAGCGCTCTAGCACTGCAATGGGATCTGGCATTGGCGCGGCCATTGGCGCTGCTGCTGGTGCGTTGTCTGGCGATGGAAGCACTAGCCGTCGTGATCGTGCATTGATTGGTGCGGCGGTGGGGGCTGCAGCGGGTGCCGGTGTGGGCGTTTACATGGATCGCCAAGAGCAACAACTGCGCGAAAATCTCCAGGGCTCGCGTATTGAAATTGATCGTCGTGGTGACGACATTGTGCTTAATATGCCCAGTGGCGTTACCTTTGGTTTTGACTCAGCCGACCTTACCAGCGAGGCACGTAATTCACTTAACCAAGTAGCGAATGTACTGACCCAGTATCAGGATACTCGCGTCAACATTGCTGGCCACACCGATAGTACTGGAGATGCAAGCTATAACCAGCGTCTATCTGAGCGCCGTGCCCAGTCTGTTGGTAATTATCTTAGCCAAAACGGCGTATCCTCTGCACGATTAAATACGATGGGATATGGGGCGAATCAACCGGTTGCTAGTAATGATTCCGAGCAGGGCCGGGCGCAAAACCGCCGCGTTGAAATCACCTTGACCCCAACGGGAGATGGCCAGGGTTAA
- a CDS encoding 23S rRNA (adenine(2030)-N(6))-methyltransferase RlmJ, which yields MLSYQHAYHAGNFADVQKHLTLYAVVDYLLRKKSAITYIDTHAGRGLYPLNTKETQRLQEYREGIWPLWQASEQLTDPLLSSWLTMLGAAQPHASELTHYPGSPWWLSQPLREQDRLTLFELHPGEHEHLSTQSLPLQAQRIYGDGLAGLSGLVPVATPRLCVLIDPSYERKAEYQEVVDAAAYSLAKVRHAVLLVWYPLLPAGNHHTLLNGLRESGIRKIWRSELQRYTPNEQSHGMYGSGMLVINPPWGLDERLAAAMTHITPLLGPNSDYRSEWLVGE from the coding sequence ATGCTGTCCTACCAACACGCTTACCATGCCGGTAACTTTGCCGATGTGCAGAAACATTTAACGCTTTACGCGGTGGTTGATTATTTATTACGTAAAAAATCAGCCATTACATATATAGATACTCATGCGGGACGAGGTCTCTATCCACTTAACACCAAAGAGACTCAGCGGCTTCAAGAATACCGCGAGGGCATTTGGCCCTTGTGGCAAGCGAGCGAACAGCTAACCGACCCTTTATTGAGCAGTTGGCTTACCATGTTGGGAGCTGCCCAACCCCATGCATCTGAGCTTACCCATTATCCTGGCTCACCGTGGTGGCTTTCTCAGCCGCTCCGTGAGCAAGATCGCCTGACGCTATTTGAGCTTCATCCAGGTGAGCATGAGCACTTAAGTACACAGTCGCTTCCCCTTCAGGCGCAACGAATTTATGGAGATGGCCTGGCAGGCTTGAGTGGGCTAGTACCTGTTGCAACACCGCGCTTGTGCGTGTTGATTGACCCTAGCTACGAACGTAAAGCGGAGTATCAGGAGGTGGTTGATGCGGCGGCTTATAGCCTGGCAAAAGTGCGACATGCCGTGCTACTGGTGTGGTATCCCTTGCTACCAGCAGGCAACCATCACACGCTGCTAAATGGCTTGAGGGAAAGTGGCATCCGTAAAATTTGGCGCAGCGAGCTTCAACGCTATACGCCCAATGAGCAGAGCCATGGTATGTACGGTAGTGGAATGCTAGTGATTAACCCGCCCTGGGGATTAGATGAGCGTCTAGCGGCGGCAATGACACACATTACGCCGCTGCTAGGCCCGAATAGTGACTATCGATCAGAGTGGCTGGTAGGCGAATAG
- the mnmE gene encoding tRNA uridine-5-carboxymethylaminomethyl(34) synthesis GTPase MnmE, giving the protein MADRLYTQDTITALATPPGRGGVGIIRVSGPACHDIAAAILGHCPAPRYAHYGPFHAAESIIDEGIALLFNGPHSFTGEDVLELQGHGGPIIMDMLLERCLQLGARLARPGEFSERAFLNDKLDLAQAEAIADLIDATSRSAAENAVRSLQGEFSQRISALVERLIELRVYVEAAIDFPEEEIDFLADGHVANRLDSVQQALTAVRKAAGQGALLREGMSVVIAGRPNAGKSSLLNALTEQDTAIVTDIAGTTRDVLREYIHIDGMPLHIIDTAGLRDTPDAVEKIGVARAWEEIEKADRVLLLVDASTTDATDPMTIWPEFVARLPDQTRLTLVRNKIDTSAEPAGIDLSTTTPTIRLSAKTGMGVDNLKTHLKDIMGFSATTEGRFSARRRHLDALDRAMIALETGRAQLDGYGAGELLAEDLRDAQQALGEITGEFSADDLLGEIFGSFCIGK; this is encoded by the coding sequence ATGGCCGATCGACTTTACACCCAAGATACCATTACCGCTCTGGCAACTCCTCCTGGCCGCGGCGGTGTTGGCATTATTCGCGTGTCAGGGCCTGCCTGCCACGATATCGCTGCCGCCATACTTGGCCACTGCCCTGCCCCTCGTTACGCTCACTATGGCCCGTTTCACGCCGCTGAGAGCATTATTGATGAAGGCATTGCCCTGCTGTTTAACGGGCCTCACTCATTTACGGGTGAGGACGTGCTTGAATTGCAAGGACATGGCGGGCCAATCATTATGGATATGTTGCTAGAACGCTGCCTACAGCTTGGCGCACGTCTCGCACGCCCGGGTGAGTTTTCAGAGCGAGCCTTTCTAAACGATAAGTTGGATCTAGCCCAAGCCGAAGCCATTGCCGACCTGATAGACGCGACCTCCCGTTCCGCTGCCGAAAATGCCGTACGCTCGTTACAGGGCGAGTTTTCTCAACGTATCTCAGCATTAGTGGAGCGGCTCATCGAGCTGCGGGTTTATGTCGAAGCGGCAATTGATTTCCCGGAGGAGGAAATCGACTTTTTAGCCGATGGCCACGTCGCCAACCGTTTAGACAGCGTTCAGCAAGCGCTGACAGCAGTACGCAAAGCCGCAGGCCAAGGAGCACTATTACGCGAAGGAATGAGCGTGGTGATTGCTGGACGTCCTAATGCCGGTAAGTCTAGCTTGCTCAATGCACTGACCGAACAAGATACCGCCATTGTCACGGATATTGCTGGCACCACCCGTGATGTGCTGCGGGAATATATCCACATTGATGGCATGCCACTGCATATTATCGACACCGCAGGGCTACGCGACACTCCCGATGCCGTAGAGAAAATCGGCGTTGCCCGCGCTTGGGAAGAGATAGAAAAAGCCGACCGCGTGCTGCTATTGGTAGATGCCTCCACGACTGATGCGACCGATCCTATGACTATTTGGCCAGAATTTGTCGCCAGACTCCCCGATCAAACGCGTCTAACACTGGTGCGAAATAAAATCGATACCAGCGCCGAACCAGCGGGCATTGATTTATCCACAACCACACCCACGATCAGGCTATCCGCGAAAACGGGCATGGGTGTGGATAACTTAAAAACCCATTTAAAAGACATCATGGGATTTTCTGCGACTACCGAAGGACGATTCTCAGCCCGCCGTCGCCATTTAGACGCCTTAGATCGCGCCATGATTGCGCTGGAAACTGGACGCGCCCAGCTAGATGGCTACGGTGCAGGGGAATTGCTGGCCGAAGACTTGCGCGATGCTCAGCAGGCGTTAGGCGAAATTACCGGTGAATTTAGCGCTGACGACCTGCTCGGCGAAATCTTTGGCAGTTTTTGTATCGGGAAATAA